A region from the Acinonyx jubatus isolate Ajub_Pintada_27869175 chromosome C2, VMU_Ajub_asm_v1.0, whole genome shotgun sequence genome encodes:
- the SLC19A1 gene encoding reduced folate transporter isoform X3 codes for MTAGGCGVTNEITPVLSYSYLAVLVPVFLLTDYLRYKPVLVLQGLSYISVWLLLLLGDSVLHMQFMELFYSLTMAARIAYSSYVFSLVCPARYQRMAGYSRTAVLLGVFASSVLGQLLVTVGRVPFSTVNYISLGFLTFSLVLALFLKRPKRSLFFNRAAPARHGASPSELDRMNPAPSQPADAKPGPAPLGAWRDWTLVRMLRELGDHLRLPQLRLWSLWWVFNSAAYYLIVYYVHILWNVVHPTTDASSVYNGGADAASTLLGAITSFSAGFVKIRWALWAKLVIAGVTAVQAALVFLMYSTSSIWLCYVAFVLFRGAYQFLVPIATALCPGVRSQHILRHHPQDHRHPHRCRQAVSGPPGALAVPRLLCVLPSAVHCLPLGGHAGDPAAPPGRPPPTPSPAPAPGGEGRAGAEPAGQRPQWPEAGSPPAGPGGQRVDGRVGLSGTEPAARGQSLTQPGLAGGQAPLAPEAARAPCSTSWGLDVSEGMSLRSWPRTRVPARSTF; via the exons ATGACGGCCGGGGGCTGCGGG GTCACCAACGAGATCACGCCGGTGCTGTCCTACTCCTACCTGGCGGTGCTGGTGCCCGTCTTCCTGCTCACCGACTACCTGCGCTACAAGCCGGTGCTGGTGCTGCAGGGCCTGAGCTACATCTCCgtgtggctgctgctgctgctgggcgACTCCGTGCTGCACATGCAGTTCATGGAGCTCTTCTACAGCCTCACCATGGCCGCCCGCATCGCCTACTCCTCCTACGTCTTCTCGCTCGTGTGCCCGGCCCGCTACCAGCGCATGGCCGGCTACTCGCGCACGGCCGTGCTGCTGGGCGTCTTCGCCAGCTCCGTGCTGGGCCAGCTGCTGGTCACCGTGGGCCGGGTCCCCTTCTCCACGGTCAACTACATCTCCCTGGGCTTCCTCACCTTCAGCCTGGTCCTCGCCCTCTTCCTGAAGCGCCCCAAGCGCAGCCTCTTCTTCAACCGCGCCGCCCCCGCGCGCCACGGGGCCTCGCCCTCCGAGCTGGACCGCATGAACCCGGCCCCCTCCCAGCCCGCGGACGCCAAGCCGGGCCCGGCGCCGCTGGGGGCCTGGCGGGACTGGACCCTGGTGCGCATGCTCCGGGAGCTGGGGGACCACCTGCGGCTGCCGCAGCTGCGCCTCTGGTCCCTCTGGTGGGTCTTCAACTCGGCCGCCTACTACCTGATCGTCTACTACGTGCACATCCTGTGGAACGTGGTCCACCCCACCACGGACGCCTCCTCCGTCTACAACGGGGGGGCGGACGCCGCGTCCACCCTGCTCG GTGCCATCACCTCCTTCTCCGCGGGCTTCGTGAAGATCCGCTGGGCGCTGTGGGCGAAGCTGGTCATCGCGGGCGTGACGGCAGTGCAGGCTGCGTTGGTCTTCCTCATGTACAGCACGAGCAGCATCTGGCTGTGCTACGTGGCCTTTGTGCTCTTCCGTGGCGCCTACCAGTTCCTGGTGCCCATCGCCAC AGCTCTGTGCCCTGGTGTTCGGAGTCAACACATTCTTCGCCACCATCCTCAAGACCATCGTCATCCTCATCGTTGCCGACAAGCGGTGTCTGGGCCTCCCGGTGCGCTCGCAG TTCCTCGTCTACTTTGTGTACTTCCTAGTGCTGTTCATTGTCTACCTCTCGGCGGCCATGCTGGTGATCCTGCGGCACCTCCGGGAAGGccgccacccacccccagccctgcccccgccccaggaGGAGAAGGCCGAGCAGGTGCTGAGCCTGCAGGACAGAGGCCTCAGTGGCCCGAAGCCGGAAGTCCCCCCGCCGGCCCTGGAGGACAGCGTGTGGACGGCAGGGTTGGCCTCTCGGGAACAGAACCAGCAGCCCGAGGCCAAAGCCTGACCCAGCCCGGCCTAGCGGGAGGCCAGGCTCCTCTGGCACCGGAGGCAGCCCGTGCACCGTGCTCTACGTCATGGGGCCTCGATGTCTCAGAAGGGATGTCTCTTCGCAGCTGGCCCAGGACCCGGGTTCCGGCACGGTCCACATTCTAG
- the SLC19A1 gene encoding reduced folate transporter isoform X1, which translates to MVPSGQVAEKQEPPELGRHPELKSWRCLVFYLCFYGFMAQMRPGESFITPYLLGTDKNFTQEQVTNEITPVLSYSYLAVLVPVFLLTDYLRYKPVLVLQGLSYISVWLLLLLGDSVLHMQFMELFYSLTMAARIAYSSYVFSLVCPARYQRMAGYSRTAVLLGVFASSVLGQLLVTVGRVPFSTVNYISLGFLTFSLVLALFLKRPKRSLFFNRAAPARHGASPSELDRMNPAPSQPADAKPGPAPLGAWRDWTLVRMLRELGDHLRLPQLRLWSLWWVFNSAAYYLIVYYVHILWNVVHPTTDASSVYNGGADAASTLLGAITSFSAGFVKIRWALWAKLVIAGVTAVQAALVFLMYSTSSIWLCYVAFVLFRGAYQFLVPIATALCPGVRSQHILRHHPQDHRHPHRCRQAVSGPPGALAVPRLLCVLPSAVHCLPLGGHAGDPAAPPGRPPPTPSPAPAPGGEGRAGAEPAGQRPQWPEAGSPPAGPGGQRVDGRVGLSGTEPAARGQSLTQPGLAGGQAPLAPEAARAPCSTSWGLDVSEGMSLRSWPRTRVPARSTF; encoded by the exons ATGGTGCCCTCCGGCCAGGTGGCGGAGAAGCAGGAGCCCCCGGAGCTTGGGCGGCACCCTGAGCTCAAATCCTGGAGGTGCCTGGTGTTCTACCTGTGTTTCTATGGCTTCATGGCACAGATGCGGCCCGGGGAGAGCTTCATCACCCCCTACCTCCTGGGCACCGATAAGAACTTCACGCAGGAGCAG GTCACCAACGAGATCACGCCGGTGCTGTCCTACTCCTACCTGGCGGTGCTGGTGCCCGTCTTCCTGCTCACCGACTACCTGCGCTACAAGCCGGTGCTGGTGCTGCAGGGCCTGAGCTACATCTCCgtgtggctgctgctgctgctgggcgACTCCGTGCTGCACATGCAGTTCATGGAGCTCTTCTACAGCCTCACCATGGCCGCCCGCATCGCCTACTCCTCCTACGTCTTCTCGCTCGTGTGCCCGGCCCGCTACCAGCGCATGGCCGGCTACTCGCGCACGGCCGTGCTGCTGGGCGTCTTCGCCAGCTCCGTGCTGGGCCAGCTGCTGGTCACCGTGGGCCGGGTCCCCTTCTCCACGGTCAACTACATCTCCCTGGGCTTCCTCACCTTCAGCCTGGTCCTCGCCCTCTTCCTGAAGCGCCCCAAGCGCAGCCTCTTCTTCAACCGCGCCGCCCCCGCGCGCCACGGGGCCTCGCCCTCCGAGCTGGACCGCATGAACCCGGCCCCCTCCCAGCCCGCGGACGCCAAGCCGGGCCCGGCGCCGCTGGGGGCCTGGCGGGACTGGACCCTGGTGCGCATGCTCCGGGAGCTGGGGGACCACCTGCGGCTGCCGCAGCTGCGCCTCTGGTCCCTCTGGTGGGTCTTCAACTCGGCCGCCTACTACCTGATCGTCTACTACGTGCACATCCTGTGGAACGTGGTCCACCCCACCACGGACGCCTCCTCCGTCTACAACGGGGGGGCGGACGCCGCGTCCACCCTGCTCG GTGCCATCACCTCCTTCTCCGCGGGCTTCGTGAAGATCCGCTGGGCGCTGTGGGCGAAGCTGGTCATCGCGGGCGTGACGGCAGTGCAGGCTGCGTTGGTCTTCCTCATGTACAGCACGAGCAGCATCTGGCTGTGCTACGTGGCCTTTGTGCTCTTCCGTGGCGCCTACCAGTTCCTGGTGCCCATCGCCAC AGCTCTGTGCCCTGGTGTTCGGAGTCAACACATTCTTCGCCACCATCCTCAAGACCATCGTCATCCTCATCGTTGCCGACAAGCGGTGTCTGGGCCTCCCGGTGCGCTCGCAG TTCCTCGTCTACTTTGTGTACTTCCTAGTGCTGTTCATTGTCTACCTCTCGGCGGCCATGCTGGTGATCCTGCGGCACCTCCGGGAAGGccgccacccacccccagccctgcccccgccccaggaGGAGAAGGCCGAGCAGGTGCTGAGCCTGCAGGACAGAGGCCTCAGTGGCCCGAAGCCGGAAGTCCCCCCGCCGGCCCTGGAGGACAGCGTGTGGACGGCAGGGTTGGCCTCTCGGGAACAGAACCAGCAGCCCGAGGCCAAAGCCTGACCCAGCCCGGCCTAGCGGGAGGCCAGGCTCCTCTGGCACCGGAGGCAGCCCGTGCACCGTGCTCTACGTCATGGGGCCTCGATGTCTCAGAAGGGATGTCTCTTCGCAGCTGGCCCAGGACCCGGGTTCCGGCACGGTCCACATTCTAG
- the SLC19A1 gene encoding reduced folate transporter isoform X2 has product MVPSGQVAEKQEPPELGRHPELKSWRCLVFYLCFYGFMAQMRPGESFITPYLLGTDKNFTQEQVTNEITPVLSYSYLAVLVPVFLLTDYLRYKPVLVLQGLSYISVWLLLLLGDSVLHMQFMELFYSLTMAARIAYSSYVFSLVCPARYQRMAGYSRTAVLLGVFASSVLGQLLVTVGRVPFSTVNYISLGFLTFSLVLALFLKRPKRSLFFNRAAPARHGASPSELDRMNPAPSQPADAKPGPAPLGAWRDWTLVRMLRELGDHLRLPQLRLWSLWWVFNSAAYYLIVYYVHILWNVVHPTTDASSVYNGGADAASTLLGAITSFSAGFVKIRWALWAKLVIAGVTAVQAALVFLMYSTSSIWLCYVAFVLFRGAYQFLVPIATFQIASSLSKELCALVFGVNTFFATILKTIVILIVADKRCLGLPVRSQFLVYFVYFLVLFIVYLSAAMLVILRHLREGRHPPPALPPPQEEKAEQVLSLQDRGLSGPKPEVPPPALEDSVWTAGLASREQNQQPEAKA; this is encoded by the exons ATGGTGCCCTCCGGCCAGGTGGCGGAGAAGCAGGAGCCCCCGGAGCTTGGGCGGCACCCTGAGCTCAAATCCTGGAGGTGCCTGGTGTTCTACCTGTGTTTCTATGGCTTCATGGCACAGATGCGGCCCGGGGAGAGCTTCATCACCCCCTACCTCCTGGGCACCGATAAGAACTTCACGCAGGAGCAG GTCACCAACGAGATCACGCCGGTGCTGTCCTACTCCTACCTGGCGGTGCTGGTGCCCGTCTTCCTGCTCACCGACTACCTGCGCTACAAGCCGGTGCTGGTGCTGCAGGGCCTGAGCTACATCTCCgtgtggctgctgctgctgctgggcgACTCCGTGCTGCACATGCAGTTCATGGAGCTCTTCTACAGCCTCACCATGGCCGCCCGCATCGCCTACTCCTCCTACGTCTTCTCGCTCGTGTGCCCGGCCCGCTACCAGCGCATGGCCGGCTACTCGCGCACGGCCGTGCTGCTGGGCGTCTTCGCCAGCTCCGTGCTGGGCCAGCTGCTGGTCACCGTGGGCCGGGTCCCCTTCTCCACGGTCAACTACATCTCCCTGGGCTTCCTCACCTTCAGCCTGGTCCTCGCCCTCTTCCTGAAGCGCCCCAAGCGCAGCCTCTTCTTCAACCGCGCCGCCCCCGCGCGCCACGGGGCCTCGCCCTCCGAGCTGGACCGCATGAACCCGGCCCCCTCCCAGCCCGCGGACGCCAAGCCGGGCCCGGCGCCGCTGGGGGCCTGGCGGGACTGGACCCTGGTGCGCATGCTCCGGGAGCTGGGGGACCACCTGCGGCTGCCGCAGCTGCGCCTCTGGTCCCTCTGGTGGGTCTTCAACTCGGCCGCCTACTACCTGATCGTCTACTACGTGCACATCCTGTGGAACGTGGTCCACCCCACCACGGACGCCTCCTCCGTCTACAACGGGGGGGCGGACGCCGCGTCCACCCTGCTCG GTGCCATCACCTCCTTCTCCGCGGGCTTCGTGAAGATCCGCTGGGCGCTGTGGGCGAAGCTGGTCATCGCGGGCGTGACGGCAGTGCAGGCTGCGTTGGTCTTCCTCATGTACAGCACGAGCAGCATCTGGCTGTGCTACGTGGCCTTTGTGCTCTTCCGTGGCGCCTACCAGTTCCTGGTGCCCATCGCCAC CTTTCAGATCGCGTCCTCTCTTTCTAAAGAGCTCTGTGCCCTGGTGTTCGGAGTCAACACATTCTTCGCCACCATCCTCAAGACCATCGTCATCCTCATCGTTGCCGACAAGCGGTGTCTGGGCCTCCCGGTGCGCTCGCAG TTCCTCGTCTACTTTGTGTACTTCCTAGTGCTGTTCATTGTCTACCTCTCGGCGGCCATGCTGGTGATCCTGCGGCACCTCCGGGAAGGccgccacccacccccagccctgcccccgccccaggaGGAGAAGGCCGAGCAGGTGCTGAGCCTGCAGGACAGAGGCCTCAGTGGCCCGAAGCCGGAAGTCCCCCCGCCGGCCCTGGAGGACAGCGTGTGGACGGCAGGGTTGGCCTCTCGGGAACAGAACCAGCAGCCCGAGGCCAAAGCCTGA
- the SLC19A1 gene encoding reduced folate transporter isoform X4, producing the protein MVPSGQVAEKQEPPELGRHPELKSWRCLVFYLCFYGFMAQMRPGESFITPYLLGTDKNFTQEQVTNEITPVLSYSYLAVLVPVFLLTDYLRYKPVLVLQGLSYISVWLLLLLGDSVLHMQFMELFYSLTMAARIAYSSYVFSLVCPARYQRMAGYSRTAVLLGVFASSVLGQLLVTVGRVPFSTVNYISLGFLTFSLVLALFLKRPKRSLFFNRAAPARHGASPSELDRMNPAPSQPADAKPGPAPLGAWRDWTLVRMLRELGDHLRLPQLRLWSLWWVFNSAAYYLIVYYVHILWNVVHPTTDASSVYNGGADAASTLLGAITSFSAGFVKIRWALWAKLVIAGVTAVQAALVFLMYSTSSIWLCYVAFVLFRGAYQFLVPIATFQIASSLSKELCALVFGVNTFFATILKTIVILIVADKRCLGLPVRSQPPGLLAGELPSSVCSVCNVQSVSRTWGRSGENTSAPSAWKQCPSCSSSTLCTS; encoded by the exons ATGGTGCCCTCCGGCCAGGTGGCGGAGAAGCAGGAGCCCCCGGAGCTTGGGCGGCACCCTGAGCTCAAATCCTGGAGGTGCCTGGTGTTCTACCTGTGTTTCTATGGCTTCATGGCACAGATGCGGCCCGGGGAGAGCTTCATCACCCCCTACCTCCTGGGCACCGATAAGAACTTCACGCAGGAGCAG GTCACCAACGAGATCACGCCGGTGCTGTCCTACTCCTACCTGGCGGTGCTGGTGCCCGTCTTCCTGCTCACCGACTACCTGCGCTACAAGCCGGTGCTGGTGCTGCAGGGCCTGAGCTACATCTCCgtgtggctgctgctgctgctgggcgACTCCGTGCTGCACATGCAGTTCATGGAGCTCTTCTACAGCCTCACCATGGCCGCCCGCATCGCCTACTCCTCCTACGTCTTCTCGCTCGTGTGCCCGGCCCGCTACCAGCGCATGGCCGGCTACTCGCGCACGGCCGTGCTGCTGGGCGTCTTCGCCAGCTCCGTGCTGGGCCAGCTGCTGGTCACCGTGGGCCGGGTCCCCTTCTCCACGGTCAACTACATCTCCCTGGGCTTCCTCACCTTCAGCCTGGTCCTCGCCCTCTTCCTGAAGCGCCCCAAGCGCAGCCTCTTCTTCAACCGCGCCGCCCCCGCGCGCCACGGGGCCTCGCCCTCCGAGCTGGACCGCATGAACCCGGCCCCCTCCCAGCCCGCGGACGCCAAGCCGGGCCCGGCGCCGCTGGGGGCCTGGCGGGACTGGACCCTGGTGCGCATGCTCCGGGAGCTGGGGGACCACCTGCGGCTGCCGCAGCTGCGCCTCTGGTCCCTCTGGTGGGTCTTCAACTCGGCCGCCTACTACCTGATCGTCTACTACGTGCACATCCTGTGGAACGTGGTCCACCCCACCACGGACGCCTCCTCCGTCTACAACGGGGGGGCGGACGCCGCGTCCACCCTGCTCG GTGCCATCACCTCCTTCTCCGCGGGCTTCGTGAAGATCCGCTGGGCGCTGTGGGCGAAGCTGGTCATCGCGGGCGTGACGGCAGTGCAGGCTGCGTTGGTCTTCCTCATGTACAGCACGAGCAGCATCTGGCTGTGCTACGTGGCCTTTGTGCTCTTCCGTGGCGCCTACCAGTTCCTGGTGCCCATCGCCAC CTTTCAGATCGCGTCCTCTCTTTCTAAAGAGCTCTGTGCCCTGGTGTTCGGAGTCAACACATTCTTCGCCACCATCCTCAAGACCATCGTCATCCTCATCGTTGCCGACAAGCGGTGTCTGGGCCTCCCGGTGCGCTCGCAG CCTCCAGGGCTCCTAGCTGGTGAACTGCCTTCGTCTGTGTGCTCTGTGTGTAACGTCCAGAGCGTCAGCCGTAcctgggggaggagtggggaaaaCACATCCGCTCCATCTGCCTGGAAGCAGTGTCCGTCATG TTCCTCGTCTACTTTGTGTACTTCCTAG
- the SLC19A1 gene encoding reduced folate transporter isoform X6, translating to MVPSGQVAEKQEPPELGRHPELKSWRCLVFYLCFYGFMAQMRPGESFITPYLLGTDKNFTQEQVTNEITPVLSYSYLAVLVPVFLLTDYLRYKPVLVLQGLSYISVWLLLLLGDSVLHMQFMELFYSLTMAARIAYSSYVFSLVCPARYQRMAGYSRTAVLLGVFASSVLGQLLVTVGRVPFSTVNYISLGFLTFSLVLALFLKRPKRSLFFNRAAPARHGASPSELDRMNPAPSQPADAKPGPAPLGAWRDWTLVRMLRELGDHLRLPQLRLWSLWWVFNSAAYYLIVYYVHILWNVVHPTTDASSVYNGGADAASTLLGAITSFSAGFVKIRWALWAKLVIAGVTAVQAALVFLMYSTSSIWLCYVAFVLFRGAYQFLVPIATALCPGVRSQHILRHHPQDHRHPHRCRQAVSGPPGALAASRAPSW from the exons ATGGTGCCCTCCGGCCAGGTGGCGGAGAAGCAGGAGCCCCCGGAGCTTGGGCGGCACCCTGAGCTCAAATCCTGGAGGTGCCTGGTGTTCTACCTGTGTTTCTATGGCTTCATGGCACAGATGCGGCCCGGGGAGAGCTTCATCACCCCCTACCTCCTGGGCACCGATAAGAACTTCACGCAGGAGCAG GTCACCAACGAGATCACGCCGGTGCTGTCCTACTCCTACCTGGCGGTGCTGGTGCCCGTCTTCCTGCTCACCGACTACCTGCGCTACAAGCCGGTGCTGGTGCTGCAGGGCCTGAGCTACATCTCCgtgtggctgctgctgctgctgggcgACTCCGTGCTGCACATGCAGTTCATGGAGCTCTTCTACAGCCTCACCATGGCCGCCCGCATCGCCTACTCCTCCTACGTCTTCTCGCTCGTGTGCCCGGCCCGCTACCAGCGCATGGCCGGCTACTCGCGCACGGCCGTGCTGCTGGGCGTCTTCGCCAGCTCCGTGCTGGGCCAGCTGCTGGTCACCGTGGGCCGGGTCCCCTTCTCCACGGTCAACTACATCTCCCTGGGCTTCCTCACCTTCAGCCTGGTCCTCGCCCTCTTCCTGAAGCGCCCCAAGCGCAGCCTCTTCTTCAACCGCGCCGCCCCCGCGCGCCACGGGGCCTCGCCCTCCGAGCTGGACCGCATGAACCCGGCCCCCTCCCAGCCCGCGGACGCCAAGCCGGGCCCGGCGCCGCTGGGGGCCTGGCGGGACTGGACCCTGGTGCGCATGCTCCGGGAGCTGGGGGACCACCTGCGGCTGCCGCAGCTGCGCCTCTGGTCCCTCTGGTGGGTCTTCAACTCGGCCGCCTACTACCTGATCGTCTACTACGTGCACATCCTGTGGAACGTGGTCCACCCCACCACGGACGCCTCCTCCGTCTACAACGGGGGGGCGGACGCCGCGTCCACCCTGCTCG GTGCCATCACCTCCTTCTCCGCGGGCTTCGTGAAGATCCGCTGGGCGCTGTGGGCGAAGCTGGTCATCGCGGGCGTGACGGCAGTGCAGGCTGCGTTGGTCTTCCTCATGTACAGCACGAGCAGCATCTGGCTGTGCTACGTGGCCTTTGTGCTCTTCCGTGGCGCCTACCAGTTCCTGGTGCCCATCGCCAC AGCTCTGTGCCCTGGTGTTCGGAGTCAACACATTCTTCGCCACCATCCTCAAGACCATCGTCATCCTCATCGTTGCCGACAAGCGGTGTCTGGGCCTCCCGGTGCGCTCGCAG CCTCCAGGGCTCCTAGCTGGTGA
- the SLC19A1 gene encoding reduced folate transporter isoform X5: MQFMELFYSLTMAARIAYSSYVFSLVCPARYQRMAGYSRTAVLLGVFASSVLGQLLVTVGRVPFSTVNYISLGFLTFSLVLALFLKRPKRSLFFNRAAPARHGASPSELDRMNPAPSQPADAKPGPAPLGAWRDWTLVRMLRELGDHLRLPQLRLWSLWWVFNSAAYYLIVYYVHILWNVVHPTTDASSVYNGGADAASTLLGAITSFSAGFVKIRWALWAKLVIAGVTAVQAALVFLMYSTSSIWLCYVAFVLFRGAYQFLVPIATALCPGVRSQHILRHHPQDHRHPHRCRQAVSGPPGALAVPRLLCVLPSAVHCLPLGGHAGDPAAPPGRPPPTPSPAPAPGGEGRAGAEPAGQRPQWPEAGSPPAGPGGQRVDGRVGLSGTEPAARGQSLTQPGLAGGQAPLAPEAARAPCSTSWGLDVSEGMSLRSWPRTRVPARSTF, translated from the exons ATGCAGTTCATGGAGCTCTTCTACAGCCTCACCATGGCCGCCCGCATCGCCTACTCCTCCTACGTCTTCTCGCTCGTGTGCCCGGCCCGCTACCAGCGCATGGCCGGCTACTCGCGCACGGCCGTGCTGCTGGGCGTCTTCGCCAGCTCCGTGCTGGGCCAGCTGCTGGTCACCGTGGGCCGGGTCCCCTTCTCCACGGTCAACTACATCTCCCTGGGCTTCCTCACCTTCAGCCTGGTCCTCGCCCTCTTCCTGAAGCGCCCCAAGCGCAGCCTCTTCTTCAACCGCGCCGCCCCCGCGCGCCACGGGGCCTCGCCCTCCGAGCTGGACCGCATGAACCCGGCCCCCTCCCAGCCCGCGGACGCCAAGCCGGGCCCGGCGCCGCTGGGGGCCTGGCGGGACTGGACCCTGGTGCGCATGCTCCGGGAGCTGGGGGACCACCTGCGGCTGCCGCAGCTGCGCCTCTGGTCCCTCTGGTGGGTCTTCAACTCGGCCGCCTACTACCTGATCGTCTACTACGTGCACATCCTGTGGAACGTGGTCCACCCCACCACGGACGCCTCCTCCGTCTACAACGGGGGGGCGGACGCCGCGTCCACCCTGCTCG GTGCCATCACCTCCTTCTCCGCGGGCTTCGTGAAGATCCGCTGGGCGCTGTGGGCGAAGCTGGTCATCGCGGGCGTGACGGCAGTGCAGGCTGCGTTGGTCTTCCTCATGTACAGCACGAGCAGCATCTGGCTGTGCTACGTGGCCTTTGTGCTCTTCCGTGGCGCCTACCAGTTCCTGGTGCCCATCGCCAC AGCTCTGTGCCCTGGTGTTCGGAGTCAACACATTCTTCGCCACCATCCTCAAGACCATCGTCATCCTCATCGTTGCCGACAAGCGGTGTCTGGGCCTCCCGGTGCGCTCGCAG TTCCTCGTCTACTTTGTGTACTTCCTAGTGCTGTTCATTGTCTACCTCTCGGCGGCCATGCTGGTGATCCTGCGGCACCTCCGGGAAGGccgccacccacccccagccctgcccccgccccaggaGGAGAAGGCCGAGCAGGTGCTGAGCCTGCAGGACAGAGGCCTCAGTGGCCCGAAGCCGGAAGTCCCCCCGCCGGCCCTGGAGGACAGCGTGTGGACGGCAGGGTTGGCCTCTCGGGAACAGAACCAGCAGCCCGAGGCCAAAGCCTGACCCAGCCCGGCCTAGCGGGAGGCCAGGCTCCTCTGGCACCGGAGGCAGCCCGTGCACCGTGCTCTACGTCATGGGGCCTCGATGTCTCAGAAGGGATGTCTCTTCGCAGCTGGCCCAGGACCCGGGTTCCGGCACGGTCCACATTCTAG